Part of the Homo sapiens chromosome 19 genomic scaffold, GRCh38.p14 alternate locus group ALT_REF_LOCI_8 HSCHR19LRC_PGF2_CTG3_1 genome is shown below.
AAGGggcttgagcatctgcagattttggtatctgaatggggatcctggaaccaatcaccCAGGTATAGTGAAGGACcatggtatataatttttatttgtcaatcttaaaaataaagcataaaaaatttacaacaacaagataaaaaataagaagtgttTTTATAGTGTGAGGATaagtttagatttattttttcctacgTGTAACCCTATGGTCCTGTGTTATTTGTTGAGAAAATATTCTATTCCACCTTAAACTACATGGCAGCCTTTGTCAACTATAAAGGGACTGTGTATCCACAGATGTATTTTAGACACAGTTTTCTGTCCAGTGGTTCTCTGTATCCCCTCTCATGAGGATGCTGCATTTTATATAAACTTATAGAACCCCTTAAAATTTGGTAACCTGAGTCCTCTGATTTGTTATTATAGgttatttagtttgcttttttttttttcttgagacagactcttcctctgtcacccaagctggagttcagtggcttgagctcagctcactgcaacctccgcctcccaggttcaagctattctgatGCCTCTGGTTTAGTACTAGAAACTCAAGCAGGAAAATTAGAATGGCTTCTTGTCACAATTACTCTGATAATGTTAATAATACCTGTTAGACATTTTGCACATTACATATGAAGAAGAGTTTGAAtctcagataaaaacaaaaatacatcaaaaatcTTTAATGTAAGCACAGAATTCAATCATCTCGTGTATGAGAGGTTGGATCTGAGACGTCTTTTGAGTCTGGTCGTAGTGAAGGACGCAAGGTGTCAATTCTAGTGAGAACAATTTCCAGGAAGCCATGTTCCGCTCTTGAGCGAGCACCCACTGGGCCTCATGCAAGGTAGAAAGAGCCTGCGTACGTCACCCTCCCATGATGTGGTCAACATGTAAACTGCATGGGCAGGGCGCCAAATAACATCCTGTGCGCTGCTGAGCTGAGCTGGGGCGCGGCCGCCTGTCTGCACAGACAGCACCATGTCGCTCATGGTCGTCAGCATGGCGTGTGTTGGTGAGTCCTGGAAGGGAATCGAGGGAGGGAGTGCGGGGATGGAGATCGGGGCCCAGAGTTGGAGATATAGGCCTGGAAGTGGAGTTATGGGCCTAGAGATGGAGTGATGGGCCTAGAAGTGGAGATctgggcctggagtggagatatgggcctggagGTTGAGATATGGGCCTGCAGTAGAGATATGGGCTTGTAGTGGAGACATGGGCCTGGAGAtggagatatgggcctggagATGGAGATATGGGCCTGCAGTAGAGATAGgggcctggagtggagatatgggcctggagtggagatatgggcctgaagtggagatatgggcctggaggtggagatatgggcctggaggtggagatatgggcctggagtggagatatggGTCTGGAGGTGGAGATACGGGCCTGCAGTAGAGATatgggcctggagtggagatatggGCCAGGAGTGGAGTTATGGGCCTAGAGGTGGATATctgggcctggagtggagatatggGCCTAGGAAGGAGATATGGGCCTGGGTGTGGAGATATGGGACTGGAGAGGTGATatgggcctggagtggagatatggGCTTAGGGTGGAGTTCTGGGCCTGGGGCGGAGATATGGGACTGGATTGGAGATAGGGGCCTAGGGTGGAGATCTGAGCCTGGATTGGCGATATGGGCCTAGGGTGGAAATATCAgcctggagtggagatatggGCTTGGGGTGGGGATATGGGCCTGGAAACTGGGTCTCTGCACAGCCGACAGCCCTGTTCTTGGGTGCAGGTAGGCACTGAGGGTGAGTTTAACTTCAGCCCAGGAAGGGCCTGGCTGCCAAGACTCACAGCCCAGTGGGGGCAGCAAGGGAGGGCTGGTTCGCCTGCAGATGGATCGTCCATCATGATCTTTCTTTCCAGGGTTCTTCTTGCTGCAGGGGGCCTGGCCACATGAGGGTGAGTCCTTCTCCAAACCTTCGGGTGTCATCTCCCCACATAAGAGGATTTTCCTGAAACAGGAGGGAAGTCCTGTCGGGGAGTCTCTCATAAACTAGGAAGAGAGGACCCTGGGGTGCTCAGCCCACATTTCTGACCTCGCCTCCCTGGCCTCTCAACCCCTTGGCAGAGTCAAGTTCTGTGGGGACCAGGGTTAGACTGGGGTGCTCAAAGCTGGGGTGTGTGGTTGGGAAGTGGTAGGAACAGCAGATCCTCTGAGGACAAAGGTGTTACTCACACACTTCAGCGTTTCCATGATGGTAGGGGCTGCAGTGTGGCTGCTGTCATTCTACCAGAAGAGGTGGGAAACCACAGCCATGGCCCTGACATTCCAAATCCTCTGATGGGGGCTCAGTTGTTTATTTTCGTTCAGGCATCCGCTGATATCCATTCACAAAGGACATGCCCTCCACCTCATGTCTACCCTGTGTTGTTTTATGTGAGTAATCTTACAGTATCAAAATCTAGTAGGAGTCTCTTTACTCAGCACTTGCTCAAAGTTCTCAGCTGAGGCTTTTGTTGTAGGGAGACACCATGTCTTTGCGGGATGGGTCCTTCCTTCAGCCCTGGGCACCAAGGTGTGATAGTAGCCATAGAAACGTGGAAAGCGAGGAGAATCTTCTGagcacagggagggaggggcagttCCACATCCTCCTCTCTAAGGCGGCGCCTCCTTCTCCCCAAGGTGGTCAGGACAAGCCCTTGCTGTCTGCCTGGCCCAGCCTTGTGGTGCCTCTAGGACATGTCATTCTTCGGTGTCACTCTTATCTTGGGTTTAACAACTTCAGTCTGTACAAGGAAGGTGGGGTGCCTGTCCCTGAGCTCTACAACAGAATATTCTGGAACAGCCTTTTCATGGGCCCTGTGACCCCCGCACAACAGGGACATACAGATGTCGGGgttcacacacacactcccccagTGGGTGGTCAGCACCCAGCAACCCCCTGGTGATCGTGGTCATAGGTCAGAGGGCTCCTGTCTTGGATTCTCCTTGTCCCACCTCCTGAATCCCAGAGCTTCTGGTGGGCATGTCCTTGAGGGTCCCATCACGCAGGCCCTGACTGTATTTGTGGTAAAGGGGGATTGAATACAGGGAAATGGGTGCTGTGGTGGGAAGAATAATTGTCCCCAGTGATGACTACATTCTAATCCCTGGAGTCTGTGACTATGTATGTTATAGGGGAAGGGACTGAAGGGGAAGATGGAGCTCATGGGGAGACAGCCTGGACTGTCCCACTGGgctcagtgtaatcacaagggtgcacatgaaaggaggaggaagaggggagtgGGGATTAGAGCAGTCCAGTGGAAGTCTTCACCAgctttgaaggtggaggaaggcCAAGAGCCATGAATGCAGGTGGCCTATAGAGGCTGGAAAAGTCAAGGAACTGATTCTCCAGAGTCTCCAGAGGGAACAAAGCCCTGCAgatgccttgattttagcccaggaAAAATAGGGTCCAATTTCTGTCTCCAGTACTGGAAGGTGTCAGTGTGGTCTCTCCTGCTTCCATGCTTCTGATAATTTtgtacagcagcaacaggaaaccaaCACTGGAACCCAGGTCAAGGACAAGTTAAGAAACAACCCAaggaaagccaggcatggtggcaggtgcatgtaatcctagcgactcaggaggctgagggcaggagaatcacttgaacccaggaaacagaggttgcagtgagcctagaccacaccacttcactccagcctgggtgaaggagtgagactctgtctccaaaattaattaattaattaaagaaaccAAAGAAGGAGAAGGTTGGCTACCCTGAGATCAGCAAGGGTGGGATGATGATGCCACCACCAGGCTCCATCCACATAGGGAGGGGTTGATACTCCTCCAACCAGCACCAGGAGCCAGCCTATGGAAGCTGGCACCATGGAGAAGGCACAGGCATGGCAAGAGTGGCTCCCAGTCCCCACCAGGAACAGGGTGTGTGGACACTGGTGCCTGCCTTATTCATCAGTTCATATCTTCTGCCAAGGATTGCAATTCATCCAAAAGAGATTGAACCAGGCTGATAAGAGCCTGGATGTGCAGCCTATCCTGGTTCCTCTTTCACCCCCACATAAACAGCAGGAAAGACATTAGTGTGAAATAGATACAACACCCCAAGAGATGAGGCTAAGCCCAGTGGGAAGGGAATCAGAGGCTActagagacagagggacagagaagagggagggagacagatggAAGGACCTGCACCAGGAGTTAAGGGCACAGAAAAGAACatgaagacacagagaggaaggagagagacagacaccaGCAAGGGGAAGCCTCACTCATTCTAGGTGCCATGGATGGGATGATAAAGAGAGACACCTTCTAAACTCACAACCTCTCTTCCTAGGAGTCCACAGAAAACCTTCCCTCCTGGCCCACCCAGGTCGCCTGGTGAAATCAGAAGAGACAGTCATCCTGCAATGTTGGTCAGATGTCAGGTTTGAGCACTTCCTTCTGCACAGAGAAGGGAAGTTTAAGGACACTTTGCACCTCATTGGAGAGCACCATGATGGGGTCTCCAAAGCCAACTTCTCCATCGGTCCCATGATGCAAGACCTTGCAGGGACCTACAGATGCTACGGTTCTGTTACTCACTCCCCCTATCAGTTGTCAGCTCCCAGTGACCCTCTGGACATCGTCATCACAGGTGAGAGTGTCCGGACATTCTCATTGTCATTGGGCTGCAGAGTGAATGATCCACGACTTGGAACCCCCAGGTAGTTGTAAGGAAGATGAGCTTGGTATTCTTATGGAGAGAGACTGACTTGCTGAGGTTTGTAccaacagagacagagaaacaggagACACAAGTACAGACCAGGTGTCATAACGGAGGACAGACACAGGGGCCATACAGGGAgttagaaaagacagaaagagttaaaagagacagacagacagacatgtcCCAGAGAGAGGTGTCCCTCCATGCTGACTTTGCTCACAGACCTGGCACAGGTTAGaagtttcatttctgttttacctCCACAAAGTGTTCTCTACCAGGAGAACCCAAGGACACCCATATTTCTGACCTGAGTTGGGCCCTGTGGCCTCAGGCCTTGTGGCACCTACAGGCCATGTTTATTCTGACACCTCTGCCTTCCATGTAATGGAGAGTAACCGTCCCAGGATATCATGGCCCCAGAACACCAACCCCTGTATGCTGTGTGAACTTGTGGTCTCCAGACTGGATTCTGAGGCTCACATTCCAAATAACCCCACATATGAAAGGATCACTGAGAGGCACAGAGAAAAATCAGGAACACCAAAAAGCAAAGACATAAACACACGGAGAATGAGCCAGAGGAAGGAGATTGAGAGACTCACAGAcacataaagagagagaaaagagggcagaggagtggtgagaatgaTGGCAGGGAGCAGAGAAAAGCACTAAAATTAGAGTCCTGAGAGAGAGGCACAAGGACATAGAAACATGGAGATGTGGGGATGAATTGCAGAGATTCCAAAGAGAGCTAGAGAGACCGAGAGGCAGAGCAATacagatgatagatggatagatatagatagatgataaataggtagatgatagataataggttaaagatacatagatgatgattgattgattcattaatagataatacatagagatgatgatgatgaagacagATAATACGTACAGATAGAGAGGCAGACAGAAATcatagagagagagatgatacatacatataaataacaGATgattgatggatagatagacaactgatagatacatagatgatatatagatatagatgacaGGTAGAGAATTTGTAGATAGGCACcgaatagataaatagatagatcgACAGATAATAGATAGAAATATGCAGAAAGTTATGAACAGGACACAACGTGAGaaacttagaatttaaaaaagtaacatcAAGTCAACCAATCCAAGGAGAGTCAGAGAGAATAAAACAATCCAAAAACGGAAAACATATCTAGAGGTGGGGAAGCGAGGTCAGAGAcctagagagacagagaaggtggAAGAAGGAAATAGACATGAAGAGAGatggggtggagggtgagagagagagagagagagcattaggtCATAGAGCAGGGGAGTGAGTTCTCAGCTCAGGTGAAGGGAGCTGTGACAAGGAAGATCCTCCCTGAGGaaaatgcctcttctccttccaGGTCTATATGAGAAACCTTCTCTCTCAGCCCAGCCGGGCCCCACGGTTCTGGCAGGAGAGAGCGTGACCTTGTCCTGCAGCTCCCGGAGCTCCTATGACATGTACCATCTATCCAGGGAGGGGGAGGCCCATGAATGTAGGTTCTCTGCAGGGCCCAAGGTCAACGGAACATTCCAGGCCGACTTTCCTCTGGGCCCTGCCACCCACGGAGGAACCTACAGATGCTTCGGCTCTTTCCGTGACTCTCCATACGAGTGGTCAAACTCGAGTGACCCACTGCTTGTTTCtgtcacaggtgaggaaaccccATATCTGTCTCATGTCCTATGATCCTAGAGCCTTAGCTGAGGAGCTTCCTGCTGATGATGGAGATAAGCATGGACAGATGCAGAGAGAAGACGAAGCTTGGGTGTGAGGGAGGGATCAGGGCACAGGATGGCAGACAGGGCACCTCCAAACCCTCCTACACGGCCTGCATGAAGGCCCGCGGCCAGGGCTCCAGGCACACAGGCAGATGGAGAAAGCGGTCAGGAGAGACCCAGAGGAGGGAGACTGGGCTCAGTTTGGGAAGATCAGAGGTTCCCTCAGCCCCTCAACATTACCCATTTCCCAGAAGCCCATCCTGGCCTCTCACCCACACAGGGATGTCATCACCAGCAACCCCTACACCCTTTACTTTtgtttgaagaaatatttattgaggataaATATACCTATATAGCTTAccacctttaacattttttttttttttgaggcagagtctagctctgtcccctatgctgcagtgcagtggcacaatctcagctcactgcaacttccgcctcctgggttcaagtgattctcctgcctcagccacctgagtagctggtgctacaggcgcgcaccaccacgccaggctactttttgtatttttagtagagaggtggtttcaccatgttggtcgagctggtctccaactcctgaccacgtgatccacccgcatctgcctcccaaagtgctgggattacaggcatgagccaccactcccagccacatttaccatttttaagtgtaaagtCTAGTGgtcataaatacatttataaatatatatatatatatatatgtatgtatatatatatacacacacatatatatacatatatatatgtgtatatatatatatatatatatatatatatatatatatatatatatatatttttttttttaccctccaCCCTTTTCTTCCTGGCCTCTGgaagccaccattctactctctaccttcatGAGATCCACCTTTTAGCTCTGTATATGGGTGAGAAATGGGAATCTTtgtaatgacttccagttccatccatgtggctgcaaataTCAGGATGTTATTCTTTCTATGGATGAGTAGTCTCCACTGTGCGTATGTACTACATtctctctatccattcatccactgatgggcaGGTAGGTTGACTCCacatcttggctactgtgaacagtgctgcaccAATCATACGAGTGCAGATATCACTTCGATATATTGATttactttcctttggatataaacccagtagtgaaattgctggatacTATGAAAGTTCTCTTTTTAGTTATtcgtttgttgttttgtttttgtttttgagacagtttccctctgtgcccaggctggagtacaagtgatgtcatcttggctcattgcaacctctgcctcctgggttcaaatgattttcctacctcagcctccctagtagctgggattacaggtgcacgccaccatgcctggctactttttggtttttttagtatagatggggtttccccatgttggctgggctgctctcaaactcatgacctcaactGAGGTgtccgcctcggtctcccaaagtgccgggattacaggcatgatccacctcACCCAAcctctttttagttctttaaaggaCTTCCACACTTTTCTCCGTaaaggctgtactaatttacactcctaccaacagggTATTAGGGTTCTCCTTTCTCTACCACTTTGGCAGGATTTCCTTTGCCTGTCTTGCAGCTAAAagccattttactttatttcattttattttgagatggagtttcgctcttgtcacccaggctggagtgcagtggtgcgatctcggctcaccacaacctccacctcccaggttcaagcgattctcctgcctcagcctcccgagtagctggaattacaggcacacgccaccacgcccgactaatttttgtatttttagtagagacagtgtttctccatgtgggtcagactggtctcaaactcccgaccttatgagattcacccacctcaggctctcaAAGATCTaggatgacagacgtgagccaccacgcccggcctaaaagccattttaatgggGTGAGATGAAAACTCACTTTGattttaatttgcgtttctctgatgatgagtgatACTGAGCAGTTTTTCGTATGTGGGGaaatttcatgtcttttgctccTGTTTCAATTAAATCATTTgttttattgagttgtttgagcttcttatatttctagttattaatcccatctcagatgcatagtttgcacatatttgctcccaatctgtgggttgtctcttcactttgttggtttatttttagCGGTGCAGAAGTTGCTTAGCTTGAGGTAATCCCAATGGTCTATTTTTGCTTCGATTACTTGTGTTTTGAAGgtttaaaacaaaatgtcttCCTTCAGACaaatgtcctggagcatttccccaatattttcttctacgTGTTTCATAGGTTCAGGCCTTAGACtcacatctttaatccattttcatttgatttttgtgtatggtgacaGGTAGAGGTgcagtttcattcctctgcatgtAGATGTCCAGGTTTCCCtgcactgtttattgaaaagactgtcctttcctgaTTGTgagttcttggcacctttgtcaaagtcCATtggatgggctgggcatggtgactgaCACCtgcaatttcagcactttgggagcccaaggcgggtggatcacctgaggccaggagttcaagattagtcTGGCCGACGTGATGAAAcattgtctccactaaaaatatataaattagctgagcatggtggtcaGCACCTATAATACCactactcaggagtttgaggccagagaattgattgaacccaggaggctgtggtggcagtgaaccgagattgcacctctgcactccagcctgggtgacagagcgagactccatctcaaaagaaaaaagaaaaaaacattggaTGTAAATGCATGGATTATATTTGTGTTGTTCATTCTGCtccattgttctatgtgcctTTCTTCATGCCAACATCATGCTGTCTTGCTTACTACAGCTCTGTAACATATTTTGagatcaggtagtgtgatgctcctgttttctctttataCCTTGAAGTCTCAAGACAATGGGcgtcacatacaaaaattatggaaaaaaGGATCCCAGGACTCCCAGGGCCCAATATTAGATAACAGAGTGTTGGCCATGAACCAACCTCAAAGATTTCCATTGAGTAGAGGACAGACACCCTcatttcctcacctctctcctgTCTCATGTTCTAGGAAACCCTTCAAATAGTTGGCCTTCACCCACTGAACCAAGCTCTAAAACCGGTGAGTACAGAACCCTCTTATATCCGCTTTTGGAAACCTGGGGAGGTAGAAACCTTCGATGCAGGCATTGACTCAGCATCTCGCAGCTCTGACATTGTACGCCTGTCTTCTACCATCTCCGAACTCCAGATACTCCAACAGCGAAAGGGATCTGGGCCCAACCTAGGGCTCAGTGAAATCTCTTAATCTCTCATTTTATGGAGCTGAGAcctcctacaagctagaagaatGATTGCCAATCTGACATCCTTCTCAGGAAAAATGCAATGTTTGTTCTGCCTGCATTCCTAACTGGAGGATAAATTCCTGGGGGcttgagagagggaagggaagggaacatcTGATGAGGGCGAGGTGTTTTAGAGAAGTTCCACTTGCCAAGGAATGAATTACTGTTGGTCATGAAGCAACCCTGGCTGACTCAGCAGAGCAACAGCCTTGCCGTAACAGAGAACGGAGCTCATGCACGCACACTTCGACTCACTGACTCATTCAGCCACGGCCCCATGCTCAGGCTGTGCAGTGCGGAACCTTTTCCTATTGTTGCCATAACAAATTTCCACAAGATTCGTGGGTGAAAACAAAACGGTTTTTTAATTATCTTACAGTGCTGTAGCTCAAAGTAGGAAGTGCAtcttactgggctaaaatcaaggtgacAGCAAGGCTGCCTTCCCTCTGAGGATTCCAGGCAAGAATCTGCTTCTCACTTGTCCCAGCTTCTAAAGGCTCCCAGTTCCTTGGCTCCTggtccccttcctccttcctcaaaACCCACAAAGACTggtcacatctcacatggcatcACTCAGTGCCTTCTTCCTTACCACACCTCTTTCTCTGAATGctgctctcccttcttccttatCTTTTGAAAACTTGGGGATTCTATTGGGTTCACCAAGATGAAAATCCCTCATAATCTCCTGGAAATCATCCAGGATACCCTTGTTTTAAgttcagctgattagcaaccgtAATTCCATCTACAATCTTCATTCCTCCTTTCCatgtaaaataacatattcaCAAGGTATGGAGGCTAGGACAGGGACATTTTGGGGTGggacagcattctcctgccttccACAAACAGTGAACAAGATGCATTTGGCCTCTGCCCTTGGGACACTGATATTGCAGATGGTTAAATGGGAGGGCAGAAAATGAATGCACAAGTGGATCTATAAATGAATGATCCATTGGGAAGCATCTGTGCAtgaaatctattttttgtttgttcttttgtttattgagacagagttgccctctgtcttccaggctacagtgcagtgtcacgatcttggctcactgcaacctgcttctcctggattcaagtgattctcctgcctccgcctctcgagtagctgggattacaggcaactgccaccgtgcccggctaattctttttgtatattttttgtagagaggatgtttcaccacgttggccaagcttgtctgaaactcccaacctcaagtgatccgaccgTCTCAGCATGCCAAAgtaatgggactacaggcgtgagccactgtgcccagccagaattcaAAATCAATAATAGATAATGCTGAGTGTATGATTTCAGGTGACAAAGAAGGTCTCACTATTCAGATATTTGTGACATTAATGAAAAACACGGATTGAACCCCTGAAAGATTGGCGGAAGGATTTTGCACACACAGCTGTCAGCCGTGAAGGCACAAAGGTGAAAACAATCTGATGTGGAAGGAAGAGGCTCTTCCTCAAATGCTGGGAATGATGTGGGGAGAATGACAAGATGACTGTGGAGAGACGGAGAGCACACTGGGTACACAGGAAACTAAGGAGGAACAAGGAGTGTGTGTTTGACACTCACAGCCATTGGATTCACCTCGGGGTAGCCAGGAATCCCTACATGATTAATATGACTGACATGAAAATAAGGGAGGCTCAGTTGCATAACTGGAATCTAGGAGACCGTGGAAAAGGCAATTGCCGCCCCACTGGTGAAATGTGGTGCTGATTTAGACACTAAATGAATGAAGTAGATGGATATAAGATAGGTTTGTGAGGTAGAATCATTGACTGGAAAGGCTTGCTGGGTTTGATTTTCCTACTTGTTTAATCCTCGcttaattaatttctttctgaGATTTATTCATCCTACACATAAATCAATACCTGGCAAAGGAGTGACAGATATATGAGGGGTGGTGGAAATGAAGAGACCTATTATAGCATAATATACAAGTCTgtgaacggtggctcacgcctgtaacccagcactgcaggaggccaaggcgggtggatcacatgaagtcagcagttcgagaccagcctggccaacatggtgaaaccctgtctctaggaaaaacacaaaaattagccgagcatggtggtgcatccctgtaatcccagctcctactctggaggatgaagcaggagaatgacttcaacccaggaggtggaggttgcagtgagtggaggttgcatcactgcactccagcctgggtggcacaaggagactccgtctcaaaaaataaaaataagaaatgcataaatataaatataatataacaCACGCAAATGACAAAGGGACCTGAATTCCAAtcatgatttttctatttctctataaTTACTTCTTTGATCCTTTATCTTATCCATTAGGCAATGAGCCTAAAACCTCTTCCCTATTTGGCTTTCTGTGAGCATGAGATCATATAGAAAATGTGAAAGTCCGCTGAATCCTCCAGCACAGATCCTGGAATAGAGAAAGTGCTCTGGTCATCACAAAAAAAACTTGCCCACTCACCCAAATCCCCCACCTCACCCCTACTTCCAATCACCTGTGGAGATTCAGGTAGACCATGGGGAGGTAAACATTAACACTCCTTGGAGTGAGTCCAGATCTTGGAATCAGAGATCAGCGACAGCACTAGCTCCTGCTCCCCTTTCCTACTAATTCACAGGAGGACAGGTGGTATTGAAGCAATAGATGGCCGAGGGGGTGGTCCTTCCCCCAGCCTCTCGGGTAGAACAGCAGCCTAATATGTGTCTCCCGAGATCACAAAGAGCAGCAGGTTTCACACGGGCTTCAACACTATTTCCTGGCCGTTTGACATAAGAGAATTCTATTTCGCTTTTTTTATCTTgatttcacttttgtt
Proteins encoded:
- the KIR2DL2 gene encoding killer cell immunoglobulin-like receptor 2DL2 isoform X1, translated to MSLMVVSMACVGFFLLQGAWPHEGVHRKPSLLAHPGRLVKSEETVILQCWSDVRFEHFLLHREGKFKDTLHLIGEHHDGVSKANFSIGPMMQDLAGTYRCYGSVTHSPYQLSAPSDPLDIVITGLYEKPSLSAQPGPTVLAGESVTLSCSSRSSYDMYHLSREGEAHECRFSAGPKVNGTFQADFPLGPATHGGTYRCFGSFRDSPYEWSNSSDPLLVSVTGNPSNSWPSPTEPSSKTGNPRHLHILIGTSVVIILFILLFFLLHRWCSNKKNAAVMDQESAGNRTANSEDSDEQDPQEVTYTQLNHCVFTQRKITRPSQRPKTPPTDIIVYTELPNAESRSKVVSCP